In bacterium HR11, one DNA window encodes the following:
- the nth gene encoding Endonuclease III encodes MSRRGSGLPPWSTGLNRKPERVEAILRALRAYYPDARLILNFENPYQLLVAAILAAQATDERVNQVTPAVFQKYPTPRHMAEADPAELEALIRPTGYYRQKARFLIECCRAIVERFHGEVPDRLEDLTQLPGVGKKTAILVLNHAFGKPSGIVVDTHMHRVAQRLDWSHERDRDKMEEELRALIPPASWVEASPLIAFHGRRHCKAPRPVCTGCPIEDLCYFPEKRFR; translated from the coding sequence ATGTCTCGGAGGGGATCCGGCCTGCCGCCGTGGTCGACGGGCTTAAATCGGAAGCCCGAGCGGGTGGAAGCCATCCTGCGGGCCCTGCGGGCCTACTACCCAGATGCCCGGCTGATCCTGAACTTTGAGAACCCGTATCAACTGTTGGTCGCCGCCATCCTGGCGGCCCAGGCGACCGACGAGCGGGTCAACCAGGTCACGCCGGCCGTATTCCAGAAGTATCCCACGCCCCGCCACATGGCCGAGGCGGACCCGGCCGAACTGGAGGCGCTCATCCGTCCGACGGGCTATTACCGGCAGAAGGCCCGGTTCCTCATCGAGTGCTGTCGGGCCATCGTCGAGCGCTTCCACGGCGAGGTCCCCGACCGCTTGGAGGACCTGACCCAGCTTCCGGGTGTCGGCAAGAAGACGGCTATCCTCGTCCTGAACCACGCCTTTGGGAAGCCCAGCGGCATCGTCGTCGACACGCACATGCATCGGGTCGCCCAACGGCTGGACTGGTCTCACGAGCGGGACCGGGACAAGATGGAAGAGGAGCTTCGGGCGCTGATCCCACCGGCGTCCTGGGTCGAGGCGAGTCCCCTCATCGCCTTCCACGGGCGGCGGCACTGCAAGGCGCCCCGGCCCGTCTGCACGGGCTGTCCCATCGAGGACCTCTGCTATTTTCCCGAGAAACGGTTTCGGTAA
- the truA gene encoding tRNA pseudouridine synthase A — MTQLKYRMIIQYDGTRYWGWQYQPHGPTVQGTLEEKMKMILNHPVRLMGAGRTDAGVHADYQVAHFYLPRPVDTTRLRRSLNSVLPWDIRVRVIERVPPNFHARFSALWKEYVYRIYTGEVTPPHLHPYVWSLPVALNFGAMVEAAQDLVGTYNYAPFGKGLQPGQEAVRTVLWARWDNQHPLYVFHIACPGFLRGMVRYVVGLLVEIGMGRKPVDAVRRILAEQLHDWVRLKAPPQGLCLAYIAYPPDRLYPENHR, encoded by the coding sequence ATGACCCAACTCAAGTACCGCATGATCATCCAGTACGACGGGACCCGTTACTGGGGATGGCAGTACCAGCCCCACGGCCCGACCGTCCAGGGCACCCTCGAAGAGAAGATGAAGATGATCCTGAACCACCCGGTCCGTCTGATGGGGGCCGGGCGGACGGACGCCGGCGTCCACGCCGACTATCAGGTCGCCCACTTCTACTTGCCCCGGCCCGTCGACACGACGCGCCTCCGCCGGTCGCTGAACAGCGTGCTCCCCTGGGACATTCGGGTCCGGGTCATCGAGCGGGTCCCCCCGAACTTCCATGCCCGTTTTTCGGCCCTGTGGAAGGAGTATGTCTACCGGATCTATACAGGCGAGGTGACCCCGCCGCACTTGCATCCCTACGTGTGGTCGCTCCCCGTCGCCCTGAACTTCGGGGCCATGGTCGAGGCGGCCCAGGACCTCGTGGGGACGTATAACTATGCCCCCTTCGGGAAGGGCCTCCAGCCGGGTCAGGAAGCCGTCCGGACGGTCCTCTGGGCCCGATGGGACAATCAACACCCCCTGTACGTGTTCCACATCGCCTGCCCGGGCTTCCTGCGGGGGATGGTCCGGTACGTCGTCGGCCTCCTCGTCGAGATCGGCATGGGCCGCAAGCCCGTCGACGCCGTCCGTCGGATCCTGGCCGAACAGCTCCACGACTGGGTCCGCCTGAAAGCCCCGCCCCAGGGCCTGTGCCTGGCTTACATCGCCTACCCGCCGGACCGCCTGTATCCGGAGAATCACCGATGA
- the lptD gene encoding LPS-assembly protein LptD: MNRASQTAVIAVGFGVILWGVAAVVGAAEPQCRARASTQRIQGNILELEGWVTLTCEDLTVQAAYVRVDTKAHALVAEGDVTIVQGETRLTGERLELDLRTRMGTMYDAFAFDTPHIFGTARQVDRQDEDVYRMTGAEVTECRYRSPHWSLHAHRVKLKLDDYVRFTHVVVRVKSVPVLYLPMLQIPIRRERTTGFLFPRFGPNSQKGFFFEQAFFWAISRSQDLTLAGQWFSKRGLGFNAEYRYVLSAQSSGQANGDFFRDDLLGTQWQVRWNHTARWGLWTWAVSADWFSSYSFIQTFGGDFARRTQVQRFARSYLTTRWGVAQLYVQADVQSVALGDGSTVLFGRLPTAQAFIYNYRMGPAVMAFDGSYSFLYRRQAGQLQAFHRLDAFPRWSLPWNRLPWLSVTPTLALRGTLDSHRQAPTGNVLEARPLARGRVAFNVQAVGPVFYRIYGLGASFRLKHTIEPFVRYDWSHTYRPAGVSPPLFDPGDLSTGQHQVAYGLTHRFFVRRMSPDGRSSPREWFSWSIAHSLQLPGSPLIQPGIPRTGLVQSLWRLTPTDDFSLDAGLLVHPRGWKVTQWNVSSLWRFSENAALSVAWLYQRGLSFQDSTPVTTPASQQVRFSLTTPPGRVLQFQVSGAYDVTRRQWYNAVGGLIWNQDCFSLGVQVVRYQLGPRPELQFHFSLSIPKVGNLLNFVPGLGGLYF; this comes from the coding sequence ATGAATAGGGCGAGTCAGACTGCCGTCATTGCCGTCGGATTCGGCGTCATCCTGTGGGGGGTAGCGGCCGTCGTGGGGGCCGCCGAACCCCAGTGCCGGGCCCGGGCCTCGACCCAACGCATCCAGGGCAACATCTTAGAGCTGGAGGGCTGGGTCACGCTGACCTGTGAGGACCTGACGGTCCAGGCGGCCTACGTGCGGGTCGACACGAAGGCCCACGCCCTGGTCGCCGAGGGCGACGTCACGATCGTTCAAGGAGAGACCCGTCTCACCGGCGAGCGCCTCGAGCTGGACCTGCGGACCCGCATGGGCACGATGTACGATGCCTTTGCCTTCGACACGCCCCACATCTTCGGGACGGCCCGGCAGGTCGACCGGCAAGACGAGGACGTCTACCGGATGACCGGGGCCGAGGTCACCGAATGCCGCTACCGGTCCCCGCACTGGAGTCTCCATGCCCATCGGGTCAAGCTCAAGCTGGACGACTACGTGCGCTTCACCCATGTCGTCGTGAGGGTCAAGTCCGTGCCGGTCTTGTACTTGCCGATGCTTCAGATTCCCATCCGGCGGGAGCGGACGACGGGTTTCCTCTTTCCCCGATTCGGGCCGAACAGCCAGAAGGGCTTTTTCTTCGAGCAAGCCTTTTTCTGGGCCATCAGCCGGAGCCAGGACCTGACCCTGGCCGGGCAGTGGTTCTCCAAACGGGGCCTCGGGTTCAACGCCGAATACCGCTATGTCCTGAGCGCCCAAAGCTCCGGCCAGGCCAATGGAGATTTCTTCCGGGACGACCTGCTGGGGACTCAGTGGCAGGTCCGGTGGAACCACACGGCCCGGTGGGGCCTCTGGACCTGGGCCGTCAGCGCGGACTGGTTTTCGAGCTACAGTTTTATTCAGACCTTTGGGGGCGACTTTGCCCGCCGGACCCAGGTCCAGCGTTTTGCCCGTTCCTATCTGACGACCCGGTGGGGCGTCGCCCAGCTTTACGTGCAGGCGGACGTGCAGAGCGTCGCCCTGGGGGACGGCTCGACGGTCCTCTTCGGACGGCTTCCCACGGCCCAGGCGTTCATCTACAACTACCGGATGGGCCCCGCCGTCATGGCTTTCGACGGGTCCTATAGTTTTCTGTACCGACGCCAGGCCGGTCAGCTTCAGGCTTTTCACCGGCTGGACGCCTTCCCCCGGTGGTCCCTCCCCTGGAATCGCCTGCCCTGGCTGTCGGTCACGCCGACGCTGGCGCTCCGGGGGACCCTGGACAGCCATCGGCAGGCGCCGACCGGGAACGTCTTAGAAGCCCGGCCCCTGGCCCGGGGCCGTGTGGCCTTTAACGTCCAAGCCGTCGGACCGGTGTTCTATCGGATTTACGGCTTGGGCGCGTCGTTTCGGTTGAAGCACACGATCGAGCCCTTTGTCCGGTATGACTGGAGTCACACGTATCGGCCGGCCGGCGTGTCACCGCCCCTCTTCGACCCCGGCGACCTCTCGACGGGCCAGCACCAGGTCGCCTATGGTCTGACCCATCGGTTCTTCGTCCGTCGGATGAGCCCCGACGGTCGGAGCTCGCCCCGGGAGTGGTTTTCCTGGTCGATCGCCCACAGCTTGCAACTGCCGGGGTCGCCCCTCATCCAGCCGGGCATACCCAGGACCGGATTGGTCCAGTCGCTATGGCGCCTGACACCGACGGACGACTTCAGTCTGGACGCCGGGCTCCTCGTTCATCCCCGGGGGTGGAAGGTCACGCAGTGGAACGTATCGAGCCTTTGGCGCTTTTCAGAAAACGCCGCCCTTTCGGTCGCCTGGCTTTACCAGCGGGGCCTTTCCTTTCAGGACTCGACGCCCGTCACGACGCCGGCCTCCCAGCAGGTCCGCTTCAGCCTGACGACCCCGCCGGGTCGAGTCCTTCAGTTTCAGGTATCGGGCGCTTACGACGTGACCCGCCGGCAGTGGTACAACGCCGTCGGGGGCCTCATCTGGAACCAGGACTGCTTCTCCCTGGGCGTGCAGGTCGTGCGCTACCAACTGGGGCCCCGACCCGAGTTGCAATTTCATTTCTCCCTGTCGATCCCGAAGGTCGGCAACCTTCTGAACTTCGTGCCCGGCTTGGGGGGATTGTATTTTTAG
- the pyrE_2 gene encoding Orotate phosphoribosyltransferase codes for MRDRWYRILYQNGAILKGHFLLSSGRHSDTYVQCARILQFPWYAEELGRGLSDSIRAHGTPDAVISPALGAILIGYEVARALGTPFLFTERFGDKMALRRDQRIEAGRAYWIVEDVITTGQSTHEVAAIVQQGGGTVAGCAAIVDRSVPEATFPWPKVALLRMEIPTFEADDCPLCQAQVPLNAPGSRHGPNHSPMGGGQ; via the coding sequence ATGCGGGACCGGTGGTATCGCATCCTGTACCAGAACGGGGCCATCCTGAAGGGCCATTTCCTCCTGAGTTCGGGTCGCCACTCGGACACGTACGTGCAGTGCGCCCGCATCCTGCAGTTCCCCTGGTACGCCGAGGAGCTGGGTCGAGGCCTGAGCGACTCGATCCGAGCCCACGGGACCCCTGACGCCGTCATCAGCCCGGCCCTGGGGGCCATCTTGATCGGCTACGAGGTCGCCCGAGCCCTGGGGACGCCCTTTCTATTCACCGAGCGGTTCGGCGACAAGATGGCCCTCCGGCGGGACCAGCGCATCGAGGCCGGCCGGGCCTACTGGATCGTCGAGGACGTCATCACGACGGGTCAATCGACTCACGAGGTCGCCGCCATCGTCCAGCAGGGCGGCGGCACGGTCGCCGGCTGTGCGGCCATCGTGGACCGGAGCGTCCCGGAGGCGACCTTCCCGTGGCCGAAGGTTGCCCTGCTCCGGATGGAGATCCCGACCTTCGAGGCCGACGACTGCCCCCTCTGTCAGGCCCAGGTCCCCCTGAACGCCCCCGGGAGCCGTCACGGCCCGAATCATAGCCCGATGGGCGGTGGGCAGTAG
- the hslU gene encoding ATP-dependent protease ATPase subunit HslU, translating into MQAPKADWLEEAQQEIVHYLTPRRIVEELNKYIVGQEKAKRAVAIAVRNRIRRRLLPPEVAEEIAPKNILMIGPTGVGKTEIARRLARLVRSPFLKVEATKYTEVGYVGRDVESMVRDLAEIAVQMVKQEHIQRVQAKARENALERLVDLLVPSLRLDPRASPAERQRQRELHRAERRELRERILRGELDNQWVELDVQEKTPPAFAFLTQMAGMEELEAAFRELAPNVFQRTKRQRMRIPEALEYLEREEQEKLIDMDAVTQEAIRRAEQDGIIFIDEIDKIAGRETGHGPDVSREGVQRDLLPIVEGTTVVTRYGPVRTHHILFIAAGAFHVSKPSDLIPELQGRFPIRVELEPLGAAEFVRILKEPENALTKQYQALLATEGVTLEFTDDALDEIAAMAARLNEQLENIGARRLHTVMEKVLEEVTFYADELRGQRVTVTREYVQRQLRDIVQNQDLSRYIL; encoded by the coding sequence ATGCAGGCACCGAAGGCCGACTGGCTGGAAGAGGCCCAGCAGGAAATCGTCCACTACCTCACGCCCCGGCGGATCGTCGAGGAGCTGAACAAGTACATCGTCGGCCAGGAAAAGGCCAAGCGGGCCGTGGCCATCGCCGTCCGGAACCGCATCCGACGGCGTCTGCTCCCCCCGGAGGTCGCCGAGGAGATCGCCCCCAAGAACATCCTGATGATCGGGCCGACGGGCGTCGGCAAGACGGAGATCGCCCGCCGTCTGGCCCGGCTCGTGCGGTCCCCCTTCCTGAAGGTCGAGGCGACCAAATACACGGAGGTCGGCTACGTCGGTCGGGACGTCGAGTCGATGGTCCGGGACCTGGCCGAGATCGCCGTCCAGATGGTCAAGCAGGAGCACATCCAGCGGGTCCAGGCGAAGGCCCGGGAGAACGCCCTGGAACGCCTGGTCGACCTCCTGGTCCCGAGCCTCCGGTTGGACCCCCGGGCGTCGCCGGCCGAGCGACAGCGCCAGCGGGAGCTCCATCGGGCCGAGCGGCGGGAGCTCCGGGAGCGGATCCTCCGGGGCGAGCTGGACAACCAGTGGGTCGAGCTGGACGTCCAGGAGAAGACGCCCCCGGCCTTTGCCTTCCTGACCCAGATGGCCGGCATGGAAGAACTGGAAGCGGCCTTCCGGGAGCTGGCGCCGAACGTCTTCCAGAGGACGAAGCGCCAGCGAATGCGGATCCCCGAGGCCCTCGAGTACCTCGAGCGGGAAGAGCAGGAAAAGCTCATCGACATGGACGCCGTCACCCAGGAGGCCATCCGGCGGGCCGAGCAGGACGGTATCATCTTCATCGACGAGATCGACAAGATCGCCGGCCGGGAAACGGGTCACGGCCCGGACGTCAGCCGGGAGGGCGTCCAGCGGGACCTCCTGCCCATCGTCGAGGGGACGACGGTCGTGACCCGATACGGTCCCGTCCGGACCCACCACATCCTGTTCATCGCCGCCGGGGCCTTTCACGTGTCGAAGCCGTCGGACCTGATCCCCGAGCTTCAGGGTCGATTCCCTATCCGGGTCGAGCTGGAGCCCCTGGGGGCCGCCGAGTTCGTGCGCATCCTGAAGGAGCCGGAGAACGCCCTGACCAAGCAGTACCAGGCCCTCCTGGCGACGGAAGGCGTCACTCTCGAGTTCACCGACGACGCCCTCGACGAGATCGCCGCCATGGCGGCCCGGCTGAACGAGCAACTCGAAAACATCGGGGCCCGACGCCTCCACACGGTCATGGAAAAGGTCCTGGAGGAAGTCACCTTCTATGCCGACGAGCTTCGGGGCCAGCGGGTCACCGTCACGCGGGAGTACGTCCAGCGTCAGCTCCGGGACATCGTCCAGAACCAAGACCTGAGCCGATACATCCTGTAA
- the colA gene encoding Microbial collagenase, whose protein sequence is MTRPDHFSCSGFVFGRWLGGGLLLLMAVACGQVDFTAPTGSVLQIFVKPEWVPANGGTATVTVLGFRSTGAPLPDGTLITFTTTLGRIDPPSAKTKDGRVEVLFISDERSGVAKIQAFSGPEAKAEAEITVGTAVVANLELRATPSYVPAGGGTVRLIARATAQDGNPVPNVPIVFQASAGTLASGGQPVLTNANGEAEDSLFTRQKTEVKASIGTKTATLTLPYACEQRPTPRLNFSPQTPVAGQPVFFNANGSFDPTGPIVRYEWNFGDGGSGFGPEVVHVYSTVGVFNVTLTVTNDRGCDNSTNSFLNVSSGPNQPPQAVFTVDDRLPGGNGDGILRVGETLTFDASASFDPDGTIVAYTWDFGDTGAGFGKVTTHAYTAAGNYTVRLTVRDNLGAIATAERLITVQP, encoded by the coding sequence ATGACGAGGCCTGACCATTTTTCATGCAGTGGCTTTGTATTTGGGCGATGGCTCGGTGGAGGCCTCTTGCTTTTAATGGCTGTCGCCTGCGGGCAGGTCGACTTCACGGCCCCGACGGGGTCGGTCCTCCAGATATTCGTGAAGCCCGAGTGGGTCCCGGCCAACGGCGGGACGGCGACCGTGACGGTCCTGGGCTTCCGCTCGACGGGAGCGCCCCTCCCGGACGGTACGCTGATCACCTTCACGACGACCCTGGGCCGGATCGACCCACCGTCGGCCAAGACGAAGGATGGCCGTGTGGAGGTCCTGTTTATCAGCGACGAACGGAGCGGCGTCGCCAAGATCCAGGCCTTCTCAGGTCCTGAGGCCAAGGCCGAGGCTGAAATCACTGTCGGGACGGCCGTCGTCGCCAATCTGGAACTTCGGGCGACCCCCAGCTACGTCCCCGCCGGCGGCGGGACCGTCCGGCTGATCGCCCGGGCGACGGCCCAGGACGGAAACCCCGTCCCGAACGTGCCCATCGTCTTCCAGGCCAGCGCCGGGACATTGGCCTCGGGGGGCCAGCCCGTCTTGACGAACGCCAACGGCGAGGCCGAGGACAGCCTCTTTACTCGCCAGAAGACGGAGGTCAAGGCCTCCATCGGGACGAAGACGGCGACCCTGACGCTCCCCTATGCCTGCGAGCAACGGCCGACGCCGCGGCTGAACTTCTCCCCCCAGACGCCCGTCGCCGGCCAGCCCGTGTTCTTTAATGCTAACGGGTCTTTTGACCCGACAGGCCCTATCGTCCGATACGAATGGAACTTTGGCGACGGCGGGAGTGGCTTCGGTCCCGAAGTCGTCCACGTCTACAGCACGGTCGGTGTGTTCAACGTGACCCTGACGGTCACTAACGACCGGGGTTGCGACAACAGTACCAACAGCTTTCTGAATGTATCCTCTGGCCCCAACCAGCCGCCCCAGGCCGTCTTCACGGTCGACGACCGCCTCCCGGGCGGCAACGGGGACGGCATCCTGCGCGTCGGCGAGACGCTGACCTTCGATGCCTCGGCTTCCTTTGACCCCGACGGGACGATCGTGGCCTACACGTGGGACTTTGGGGATACGGGCGCGGGTTTCGGGAAAGTGACGACCCACGCCTATACGGCCGCCGGCAACTACACGGTCCGGCTCACGGTCCGAGACAACCTGGGGGCCATCGCCACGGCCGAACGCCTCATCACGGTCCAGCCGTAA
- the menC gene encoding o-succinylbenzoate synthase produces the protein MVRIYPEAVELLLIRLPLAEPFETSFGRTDVREILLVRVFQDGLEGWGECVTDHAPLYSPECNGTARYILEAFLIPALFQAPLRHVQEWPRRVAFVKGHPMAKAAVEMALWDLYGQMVGRSLRDLWGGTKDRVPAGVSIGIHPDVPSLLRTVERYQAEGYQRIKLKIKPGHDHTVLTAVRQAFPDVLLTADANAAYRWPRDRAVLVSMDAYRLQMLEQPLPSDDWLGHARLQRAVQTPVCLDESVTSLATLRLALRLRAARIINVKPGRVGGYTVARRIHDVCRRRGVPLWCGGMLETGIGRAANVALASLPGFTLPNDLSASRRYWVEDIVEPAFELQAGGYLAVPTGPGLGVRVVRARLPVQWSQIYRRDDV, from the coding sequence ATGGTCCGCATCTATCCCGAAGCCGTCGAATTACTCCTGATCCGCCTCCCTTTGGCCGAGCCCTTCGAGACGAGCTTCGGCCGGACGGACGTCCGGGAAATCCTGCTCGTCCGGGTCTTCCAGGACGGCCTGGAAGGCTGGGGCGAGTGCGTCACCGACCACGCCCCCTTGTACAGCCCGGAGTGCAACGGAACGGCCCGGTATATCCTGGAGGCGTTCCTCATCCCGGCCCTGTTCCAAGCGCCCCTCCGGCACGTGCAGGAGTGGCCCCGGCGGGTCGCCTTCGTCAAGGGTCACCCGATGGCGAAGGCGGCCGTCGAGATGGCCCTGTGGGACCTCTACGGGCAGATGGTCGGCCGAAGCCTGCGGGACCTGTGGGGCGGGACGAAAGACCGCGTCCCGGCCGGCGTCAGCATCGGCATCCATCCAGACGTCCCGTCGCTCCTGCGGACCGTCGAGCGGTACCAAGCAGAGGGCTACCAGCGCATCAAACTCAAAATCAAGCCCGGTCACGACCATACGGTCCTGACGGCCGTTCGGCAGGCCTTCCCCGACGTCCTCCTGACGGCCGACGCCAATGCCGCCTACCGGTGGCCCCGGGACCGGGCCGTCCTCGTCTCGATGGACGCTTATCGGCTCCAGATGCTGGAACAACCCCTCCCGTCGGACGACTGGCTCGGCCATGCCCGGCTTCAGCGGGCCGTTCAGACGCCCGTCTGTCTGGACGAGTCGGTCACGAGCCTGGCGACCCTGCGGCTGGCCCTGCGCCTGCGGGCGGCGCGCATCATCAACGTCAAGCCGGGCCGGGTCGGAGGCTACACGGTCGCCCGCCGGATTCACGACGTCTGCCGCCGCCGAGGCGTGCCCCTCTGGTGCGGCGGCATGCTCGAAACGGGCATCGGGCGGGCCGCCAACGTGGCCCTGGCGTCCCTCCCGGGGTTCACGCTCCCGAACGACCTGTCGGCCAGTCGCCGGTACTGGGTCGAAGACATCGTCGAGCCGGCTTTCGAGCTTCAGGCCGGCGGCTACCTGGCGGTCCCCACGGGACCCGGCCTCGGCGTTCGGGTCGTCCGGGCGCGCCTGCCCGTCCAATGGTCCCAGATATACCGGCGGGACGACGTTTAG
- the hslV gene encoding ATP-dependent protease subunit HslV — protein sequence MVPGDREKLKFHGTTVVCVRHNGQVAMAGDGQVTLHDMKIKHTARKIRRLYHDKVLAGFAGSAADAFALFTRFESRLEEFRGNLQRAAVELAQDWRTDRVLRHLEALLIVADARKMFLLSGAGDLIEPDDGLLAIGSGGPYAMAAARALMQFSSLSAAEIAREALKIAAQICVYTNENIIIETLEAED from the coding sequence ATGGTACCAGGCGATCGGGAAAAGCTGAAGTTCCACGGGACGACCGTCGTCTGCGTCCGCCACAACGGTCAGGTGGCGATGGCCGGCGACGGGCAGGTGACCCTGCACGACATGAAGATCAAGCACACGGCCCGGAAGATCCGGCGGCTGTACCACGACAAGGTCCTGGCCGGCTTTGCCGGTTCGGCGGCCGACGCCTTCGCCTTGTTCACCCGCTTTGAGTCCCGTCTGGAGGAGTTCCGGGGCAATCTCCAGCGGGCGGCCGTCGAGCTGGCCCAAGACTGGCGGACGGACCGGGTCCTGCGGCATCTCGAGGCCCTGCTGATCGTGGCCGACGCTCGGAAGATGTTTCTCCTGTCGGGGGCCGGGGACCTCATCGAGCCCGACGACGGCCTCCTGGCCATCGGTTCGGGGGGGCCTTACGCCATGGCGGCGGCCCGGGCCCTCATGCAGTTTTCGTCCCTGTCGGCGGCGGAGATCGCCCGCGAGGCCTTGAAGATCGCCGCCCAGATCTGCGTGTACACGAACGAAAACATCATCATCGAGACGCTGGAAGCCGAGGACTGA
- the moeZ gene encoding putative adenylyltransferase/sulfurtransferase MoeZ — MTLTKEQYLRYSRHLILPEIGLRGQKRLLESKVLIIGAGGLGCPIAQYLAAVGVGTIGLVDFDRVDESNLQRQVLFTTHDVGRLKVEVAAERLRAMNPDVQVRTYPVRITSENALDIMKDYDVIIDGTDNFPTRYLTNDASVFLGKPYIYGSIFRFEGQVTVFKPKEGPCYRCLFPEPPPPGLVPSCAEGGVLGVLPGIIGLIQATEAIKLIVGAGEPLIGRLLLYDALDMSFRTVRIRRNPDCVVCGDRPTVTQLIDYDAFCGIRPDVNEAAYADIQVNPVDVKLRLEQGNDLVLIDVREPFEYEIARIEGARLIPLTEFVLRLPELEPYKDKEIVVYCHRGGRSLMAAQILLARGFRKVRSMYGGIDAWAEQVDPQMPRY; from the coding sequence ATGACCCTGACCAAAGAACAGTATCTACGGTACAGCCGTCACCTGATCCTGCCGGAGATCGGCCTCCGGGGGCAGAAGCGGCTCCTGGAGAGTAAGGTCCTGATCATCGGGGCCGGGGGTCTGGGCTGTCCCATCGCCCAGTACCTGGCGGCCGTCGGCGTCGGGACCATCGGCCTCGTCGACTTCGACCGGGTCGACGAGTCGAACCTCCAGCGGCAGGTCCTGTTCACGACCCACGACGTGGGTCGCTTGAAGGTCGAGGTGGCGGCCGAGCGTCTGCGGGCCATGAACCCGGACGTCCAGGTCCGGACCTACCCCGTGCGGATCACGTCGGAGAACGCCCTCGACATCATGAAGGACTACGACGTCATCATCGACGGCACGGACAACTTCCCGACCCGCTACCTGACCAACGACGCCTCCGTCTTCCTCGGCAAGCCTTACATCTACGGGTCCATCTTCCGCTTCGAGGGTCAGGTCACCGTCTTCAAGCCCAAGGAGGGTCCCTGCTACCGGTGCCTCTTCCCGGAGCCCCCGCCGCCGGGCCTCGTCCCGAGTTGCGCCGAGGGCGGCGTCCTGGGCGTCCTGCCGGGGATCATCGGCCTGATCCAGGCGACGGAGGCCATCAAGCTCATCGTCGGGGCCGGCGAGCCCCTCATCGGCCGCCTGCTCCTGTACGACGCCCTGGACATGAGCTTCCGGACCGTCCGGATCCGGCGAAACCCCGACTGCGTCGTGTGCGGCGACCGGCCGACCGTGACCCAGCTCATCGACTACGACGCCTTCTGCGGCATCCGGCCGGACGTCAACGAAGCGGCCTACGCCGACATCCAGGTGAACCCCGTGGACGTCAAGCTCCGCCTCGAGCAGGGTAACGACCTCGTCCTGATCGACGTCCGGGAGCCCTTCGAGTATGAAATCGCCCGTATCGAGGGCGCCCGGCTCATCCCCCTGACGGAATTCGTCCTCCGGCTTCCGGAACTGGAGCCTTACAAGGACAAGGAAATCGTCGTTTACTGCCACCGGGGCGGGCGAAGCCTCATGGCGGCCCAGATCCTGCTGGCCCGGGGCTTCCGGAAGGTCCGGAGCATGTACGGCGGCATCGACGCCTGGGCCGAACAGGTCGACCCCCAGATGCCCCGGTATTGA
- the dcd gene encoding dCTP deaminase, with the protein MGVLSDRQIRALVEQYRMIEPFEPTLVRASVISYGTAGYGYDLRLAPEFHRYVPTDGWDPKRPFEGSVEAVSADRFWIQPGETVLTRSLEYFRIPRHVLGLVFGKSTYARCGLIVNVTPLEPEWEGHITMALVNGGRFPVCVYAHEGIAQVVFLKADEVCETSYADRRGKYQAQTGVTPPRPE; encoded by the coding sequence ATGGGCGTCCTGTCAGACCGGCAGATCCGGGCTCTGGTCGAGCAGTATCGGATGATCGAGCCCTTCGAGCCGACGCTCGTCCGGGCGAGCGTGATCTCGTACGGGACGGCCGGCTACGGGTACGACCTGCGCCTGGCGCCGGAATTTCACCGGTATGTCCCGACCGACGGCTGGGACCCCAAGCGGCCGTTTGAGGGGTCCGTCGAGGCGGTCTCGGCCGACCGCTTCTGGATTCAGCCGGGGGAGACGGTCCTGACCCGGAGCCTAGAGTACTTCCGGATTCCCCGGCACGTCCTGGGCCTCGTGTTCGGGAAGTCGACCTACGCCCGGTGCGGCCTCATCGTGAACGTGACGCCCCTGGAGCCCGAGTGGGAGGGTCACATCACGATGGCCCTCGTCAACGGCGGGCGTTTCCCTGTCTGCGTTTACGCCCACGAGGGGATCGCCCAGGTCGTCTTCCTGAAGGCCGACGAGGTCTGCGAGACGTCGTACGCCGACCGCCGGGGCAAGTACCAGGCCCAGACGGGGGTCACGCCGCCCCGGCCGGAATAG